The following proteins come from a genomic window of Penaeus monodon isolate SGIC_2016 unplaced genomic scaffold, NSTDA_Pmon_1 PmonScaffold_1179, whole genome shotgun sequence:
- the LOC119568955 gene encoding uncharacterized protein LOC119568955, whose translation MSLNFPSPAVPAGWAGGVPRQGKNPPGTTERIWDKGHDREPPPFAGRVGPSKFWLFLATLGLGSNPLWVVPKFQTRIQKPVIEGPKTFSLGGGLGKGNPFAWLKAPLRGVPGSDILSPSSTWSTERPPSKLKGGDATVLKFSPRKRVPPGGVYPSPPSTRGTGKGPPIKPNRGDADCPYCPKPAMPAGRSPLRGSQGVYPESPLYLEMEGPPSKPKKGDADCP comes from the exons ATGTCCTTAAATTTTCCAAGCCCCGCGGTGCCCGCGGGGTGGGCAGGGGGGGTACCGAGACAAGGGAAGAACCCCCCCGGCACGACCGAGCGCATCTGGGACAAAGGGCACGACCGAGAGCCTCCCCCTTTTGCGGGTCGTGTGGGCCCGTCAAAATTTTGGCTCTTTCTAGCTACCCTTGGACTGGGTTCAAACCCCCTTTGGGTCGTCCCCAAGTTTCAAACCCGGATCCAAAAACCGGTCATAGAGGGCCCGAAAACCTTTTCCCTTGGTGGTGGTTTGGGGAAGGGTAACCCCTTCGCTTGGTTG AAAGCCCCCTTGCGTGGGGTCCCCGGGAGTGATATCCTGAGTCCCTCCTCTACCTGGAGTACTGAAAGGCCCCCTAGTAAGCTAAAAGGGGGTGACGCGACTGtccttaaattttccccaagaaaGCGAGTGCCCCCCGGG GGAGTGTATCCTAGTCCCCCCTCTACCCGGGGTACTGGGAAAGGACCCCCCATAAAACCTAATAGGGGTGACGCTGACTGTCCTTATTGTCCCAAGCCCGCGATGCCCGCGGGG AGAAGCCCCTTGCGTGGGTCCCAGGGGGTGTATCCTGAGTCCCCCCTCTACCTGGAGATGGAAGGACCCCCTAGTAAGCCTAAAAAGGGAGACGCTGACTGTCCTTAA